The Streptomyces taklimakanensis nucleotide sequence CGTACGCCGGGCGCGGGGCATCGGTTCACCCGACATGTCGACGTTCCCCACCCCGCCTTTCCCGCTCCCCCGAAGACCGCGGTCGGTGGTTTCCCCCCGGAACGCCCGCGGCCGTCCTGTGCCTCCGTGGACCGCCCTCCACCGCAGGTGGCGGCGGTTCGATCGGGGCGCCGGCGAGCCGGACCGTCCCAGCGGAGGCGGCCTCAGCGTAACGACAAAGAGCCCTTCCGGGCAGGTGTTTTCCGAGGGCGGCGTTTCTTCCGAGTGATTCGGTGCGGTGCGGAAGGTTCCGTTGTCCCCCGTTAAGGGATTCGAAATTATCCGTTCTTCCGGTGGCCACCTTGAAGTCCGTCATCGGGCTCCGGTGAATTCGCCCGGCGCGGATGTCGCGGAATTCCCCCGCGCCGGGTGGTGGGGGCCACGGCCGCCGGGGCGCCCGGCGGTGCCGACGCGGGTTCCGTGCCCGTCCGTGCCCGTCCGTGCCCGTCGGACCGGGCACGTCCGGGCGCGGGGCGTCGGGTCAGCAGCTCCGCGCGACCGCCGGCCGCCGCCGGGCCGGCGCCCGACGGGTGGCGTAGAGCGTGATGCCGGCCGCCGGCACCAGGGCGCCCAGCGCGAAGGCGACCGTCGCGGACCAGCCCGCGGCGTGGTAGACGACCGCGCCGAGTGACGCGCCGAGCGAACTGCCCAGGTAGTACGCCATCTGGTACAGCGCGGACGCCTGTGCCCTGCCCGTCTTCGCGGTGCGGCTCACCGAGCCGGACGCCACCGCGTGTCCGGCGAAGAAGCCGGCCGTGATCAGTACCAGGCCGACCAGGACGGCCGCCAGGCTCTCGCCCAGGCTCGTCAACAGGCCGGCGGAGGTGGCGCCGATCGCCAGGTAGAAGGCGCCGCGCCGGCCCAGCCGCTCGACCAGGCGTCCGGCGGCGGCCGAGGAGACCGTGCCGACCAGGTAGATCACGAAGATGGAGCCGACCAGGCCCTGGGAGAGGCCGAAGGGCTCGGCCACCAGCCGGTAGCCGATCACCGTGTAGACCGCGCCGAAGACCGTCATGAAGAGCAGGCCGAGGGAGTACAGCCGCAGCAGCAGTCCGTCGGAGAGGTGGTCGCGGACGGTCCGCAGCACCGCGGCGGGCCGCAGCGAGGTCGGGGTGAAGTTGCGGGCCCGGGGAATCAGCAGCCGGTACACGACCGCGCAGACCAGCGACACCACCGCCACCGACGCCAGACCGGCGCGCCAGCCCCAGCCCTCGGCCGCCCAACCGGTCAGGACGCGACCGGACATCCCGCCGACGCTGTTGCCCGCCACGAACAGGC carries:
- a CDS encoding MFS transporter, which translates into the protein MPSVDTGAPARTGASPERFPSSPRRVSLALFAVGLATFTLLYATQPLLPALTTDLGVTPGQASWTVSAATIGLAVAVLPLSVLSERFGRRTVMTCSLTLAVAVALALPFAPSIEALIALRALQGAAIAGIPASAMAYLADELPPRALVGAVGLFVAGNSVGGMSGRVLTGWAAEGWGWRAGLASVAVVSLVCAVVYRLLIPRARNFTPTSLRPAAVLRTVRDHLSDGLLLRLYSLGLLFMTVFGAVYTVIGYRLVAEPFGLSQGLVGSIFVIYLVGTVSSAAAGRLVERLGRRGAFYLAIGATSAGLLTSLGESLAAVLVGLVLITAGFFAGHAVASGSVSRTAKTGRAQASALYQMAYYLGSSLGASLGAVVYHAAGWSATVAFALGALVPAAGITLYATRRAPARRRPAVARSC